Proteins encoded by one window of Hylaeus volcanicus isolate JK05 chromosome 7, UHH_iyHylVolc1.0_haploid, whole genome shotgun sequence:
- the LOC128879329 gene encoding uncharacterized protein LOC128879329, with translation MHWVVGWVGAVTGSPRMLGRLEEEEGVVARKRWQKEPSSPLQSSERVIYWRRSEARGAGEGRVSWLTKGEERWRGQGQTSRDRENDARARSCAFLARYRSPFVGVKEMGTSFAARLTVPLVRVFKIDAARKIVAEGESAVRKRWQKEPPISPPLVRATGIEERRRCSSSPGGGGLLVGRQRERGEVARTGTNGPRPRKRRRIAQVRFSRAMSFRFSLRSREQAREQISDSARYFKARLRRVQTHSRSFPSAYYFLALFSRSFRASFRRVATACRGSRFFAFVACATALVARFPSIVTVCVAYVRLFCSARDDESDSRTNQWQCVRKLLFIGNGAEVF, from the exons ATGCACTGGGTGGTTGGGTGGGTGGGTGCTGTTACAGGGTCGCCGCGGATGTTGGGTCGCCTCGAAGAGGAAGAGGGAGTGGTAGCGCGAAAGAGGTGGCAGAAGGAGCCTTCTAGTCCCCTCCAGTCGTCCGAGCGTGTTATATACTGGCGTAGGAGTGAGGCTCGCGGGGCCGGAGAGGGGAGGGTTAGTTGGCTGACAAAGGGAGAGGAGAGGTGGCGGGGACAGGGACAAACGAGCCGCGACCGAGAAAACGACGCAAGAGCGCGCAGCTGCGCTTTTCTCGCGCGATATCGTTCTCCGTTCGTGGGAGTTAAAGAGATGGGGACATCTTTCG CGGCCAGACTCACCGTCCCTTTAGTCCGCGTATTTAAGATCGACGCTGCGAGGAAAATTGTAGCGGAAGGGGAATCGGCGGTGCGAAAGAGGTGGCAAAAGGAGCCTCCTATTTCCCCTCCACTCGTCCGAGCGACTGGCATCGAAGAGCGGCGGCGGTGCTCGAGTAGTCCGGGAGGGGGAGGGTTATTAGTTGGCCGACAGAGGGAGAGAGGTGAGGTGGCACGGACAGGGACAAACGGGCCGCGACCGAGAAAACGACGCAGGATCGCGCAGGTGCGCTTTTCTCGCGCGATGTCGTTCCGGTTCTCTCTGCGATCGAGAGAGCAAGCGAGAGAGCAGATCTCCGACAGCGCGAGATACTTTAAGGCGCGTTTACGCAGAGTCCAGACGCACTCGAGATCCTTTCCATCCGCGTATTATTTCCTTGCTCTCTTTTCTCGCTCCTTTCGAGCTTCGTTTCGTCGTGTCGCGACAGCGTGCCGCGGCTCGCGGTTTTTCGCGTTCGTTGCGTGTGCCACCGCTTTAGTAGCCCGCTTCCCGTCGATAGTCACGGTGTGTGTTGCGTACGTGCGCTTGTTTTGCTCGGCTCGCGATGACGAAAGTGACTCACGGACGAACCAGTGGCAGTGTGTGAGAAAACTCTTGTTCATTGGCAACGGCGCGGAGGTGTTCTAA
- the LOC128879328 gene encoding dynein axonemal assembly factor 10, with protein MEKLEKPQIICHIEKSVNYSLFDTKWIPCSAKFVVMGSRPRGSGIIQIYEVSNGELKLIKDIERSQPVKCGTFRASSLKDRYLAAGDFQGKLNIYNLEDPSIPIYTTNAHNEIINSIDGVAGQSIGCGAPELVTGSRDGSVKVWDPRQKGRPVAVMEPKEGEARRDCWAVTFGNSYNSEERIVAAGYDNGDVKMFDLKAMSVLWESNLKNGICSLEFDRKDIPMNKLVVTTLESKFYLFDLKTQHPKKGFSYLTEKAHNSTVWLVRHLPQNREIFVTCGGGGSLCLWKYNYPEKRKVADADGIEHGVVGNLSLLQNTTLSSQPVSSLDWSPDKQGLAVCTAFDQCIRVIITTKLNTF; from the exons ATGGAGAAACTCGAGAAAcctcagataatttgtcacaTTGAGAAATCAGTAAATTACTCCTTATTTGATACAAAATGGATACCGTGCAGTGCGAAGTTTGTGGTAATGGGTTCGCGACCGCGTGGTAGCGGTATCATACAAATTTATGAAGTGTCTAATGGAGAGTTAAAACTCATTAAAGACATCGAACGATCACAACCAGTGAAATGTGGAACTTTTAGAGCCTCCAGTTTAAAAGACAGATACCTGGCGGCTGGTGACTTTCAG GGTAAACTAAATATCTACAATCTTGAAGATCCTTCTATACCAATTTATACCACCAATGCTCACAATGAGATCATAAATAGTATTGATGGTGTAGCTGGACAGAGCATTGGATGCGGTGCACCTGAATTAGTAACCGGTTCCAGAGATGGAAGTGTTAAAGTTTGGGATCCTAGACAGAAAGGACGTCCGGTAGCTGTAATGGAACCTAAGGAAGGTGAAGCACGTAGAGATTGTTGGGCAGTTACGTTTGGAAATTCATACAATTCCGAGGAAAGAATTGTAGCTGCTGGTTACGACAATGGAGATGTAAAAATGTTCGATTTAAAAGCAATGTCTGTTCTGTGGGAGAGTAATCTTAAAAATGGTATTTGTAGTCTGGAATTTGATAGGAAAGATATTCCAATGAATAAATTAGTAGTGACCACTTTGGAATCGAAGTTTTACTTATTCGATTTAAAGACACAACACCCTAAAAAGGGGTTCTCGTATCTTACCGAAAAG GCACATAATTCAACAGTATGGTTGGTCAGACATTTGCCGCAAAATCGcgaaatatttgttacttgTGGCGGAGGAGGAAGTCTTTGCCTGTggaaata caATTAtccagaaaaaagaaaagtcgCGGACGCCGACGGTATAGAACACGGAGTCGTGGGTAATCTAAGTCTTCTACAAAATACTACTCTTTCGTCCCAACCCGTTAGTTCTTTGGACTGGAGCCCGGACAAACAAGGACTGGCTGTTTGCACTGCATTTGATCAGTGTATAAGAGTCATTATCACCACGAAACTCAATACTTTCTaa
- the LOC128879322 gene encoding SKI2 subunit of superkiller complex protein — protein sequence MNAKVNTVTEFRLKSSPIWPDVQNVLREYITCIDNLPIYHLNNAQCYWPRERDVLSILDFDLAPPGTTLKFDRDPVTGELGKMHEVLVASAGKNARNSMSMTRAPGPVTDDIRGNTSNIPFWPGGFDEPEMINHSSIEDIDFENNLRTLAKGFSSGLEFKSDNYTPKRGTIQEDYVSEPEKNEIEKIPDKINLMEIVNDERNVLDIWSPAEEIKTEQKTAKSSDIQESSFDEVIPLLDKLDIPILKISETPGKNTKSEWAEQVDVSVPLTDFNKRIPDPALSFPYELDTFQKQAILKLEENCNVFVAAHTSAGKTTVAEYAVALSQKHMTRVIYTSPIKALSNQKYREFKKKFESVGLLTGDLQINSNASCLIMTTEILQSMLYCASDVLRDLEFVIFDEVHYINNDERGHVWEESVILLPKTVNIVMLSATVPNPLIFADWVGRTKKKKMYVISTLKRPVPLQHYLYTGTDGNTKNERFLVLDESGKFSLDGWYAATKAKDTNKNNSKNVTNFKNKKMTPKQEQVLWNAFVSHLKSNNMLPVVVFMLSRKRCDMISVLLRNIDLTTETEKHTIRTFFQNNIRHLKGTDRQLPQVLMMQELLQNGVGIHHSGILPILKEIVEMLFQSGVVKLLFATETFSMGVNMPARTVVFDSITKFDGNSFRILYPTEYIQMAGRAGRRGHDTAGMVIVLCRTSVPHFNELNTMMCGQAQNLVSKFKVTYSMVLNLRRVNESVTVEAMMRRSFKESSLVLKHNTIKAELEKVVDELLKLPDLTDLQKKLCKFYQHAIDYLEYLRYLKPILYETQKKAVKTLIPGRILLISYSNHYNKLALMLSTVQSKSGRQYRVLVLNSEKLKSTEDNPWEAVKFKNSEKWHDMVALTIKETFVPVGNADGEVLIISAWHILEITSCQIKIDYNLVLANWEKRQISRFRDEAPSATFSSAVQQLVTLSLNAARDPSILQPYTKIKFDYDNTLFKLRSAVYNMKCIEISNFQEQFEIVFERSELESKKMKLQLQLSDEGLSLYPDYTNAVALLKTLGYIDDDERVALKGRVALKMGSNELLITELILKNVLTVLQPAEIAALLSTLIFQQRTDVEPKLTPELKKGCEVIQKIYAELECLEQHYQLATLQQLNFGLVEVVYDWAQAKSFAEIMEKTDVQEGIIVRCIQQLSETLRDVKNAAITIGDPVLKEKMEEASTAIKRDIVFTASLYTQD from the exons atgaaTGCGAAGGTTAATACAGTTACAGAG TTTCGACTCAAGTCGTCGCCTATTTGGCCTGATGTTCAGAATGTATTGAGAGAATATATTACATGCATTGACAATCTTCCGATATATCATCTGAATAACGCGCAATGTTATTGGCCAAGAGAACGCGATGTTTTGTCCATTTTGGACTTTGATTTAGCACCGCCTGGCACTACGCTAAAATTTGATCGTGATCCTGTTACCGGAGAACTTGGGAAAATGCATGAAGTTCTTGTGGCATCAGCTGGAAAAAATGCGCGAAATTCAATGTCCATGACCCGTGCACCAGGGCCCGTTACAGATGATATTAGAG GAAACACTAGTAATATTCCATTTTGGCCGGGTGGCTTTGATGAACCTGAGATGATAAACCATTCATCAATCGAAGATATAGACTTTGAGAATAATTTAAGAACCTTAGCAAAAGGATTCAGCTCTGGTCTAGAATTTAAAAGTGACAATTACACTCCAAAAAGGGGAACAATACAAGAAGATTACGTGTCCGAACCTGAGaagaatgaaatagaaaaaataccagataagattaatttaatggaaataGTAAACGACGAGCGAAATGTACTTGATATCTGGTCACCGGCGGAGGAAATAAAGACGGAGCAAAAAACTGCGAAATCGTCGGATATTCAAGAATCATCGTTCGACGAAgttattcctttattagaCAAACTAGATATTCCTATTTTGAAAATCTCGGAGACGCCTGGAAAGAACACAAAATCGGAGTGGGCAGAGCAAGTGGATGTGTCTGTTCCATTAACTGATTTCAATAAACGCATCCCTGATCCCGCACTTAGTTTTCCTTACGAATTGGATACTTTCCAGAAACAGGCAATTCTTAAGTTAGAAGAAAACTGCAATGTATTCGTTGCTGCTCATACATCGGCTGGAAAAACGACGGTAGCGGAATATGCAGTTGCACTAAGTCAGAAGCATATGACAag GGTTATTTATACATCTCCTATAAAAGCGCTCTCGAATCAGAAATATcgcgaatttaaaaaaaaattcgaaagcgTCGGATTGTTAACAGGAGACTTGCAGATCAACTCAAATGCTTCGTGTCTTATTATGACCACAGAAATTTTACAATCAATGTTGTATTGCGCTTCGGATGTTTTAAGAGATTTAGAGTTTGTTATCTTCGACGAGGTgcattatattaataatgacgAA CGTGGTCACGTTTGGGAAGAAAGTGTTATTCTATTACCAAAAACAGTTAACATAGTAATGTTGTCCGCAACGGTGCCAAATCCATTGATATTTGCCGATTGGGTTGGTCGtaccaagaaaaaaaaaatgtacgtgATAAGCACTTTGAAAAGACCGGTACCGCTgcaacattatttatatactgGAACCGATGGCAACACCAAAAATGAGAGATTTTTAGTATTAGACGAAAGTGGTAAATTTTCGTTGGATGG ATGGTATGCAGCAACGAAGGCGAAAgatacgaacaaaaataattctaaaaatgttacaaattttaagaacaaaaaaatgacACCAAAACAAGAGCAGGTGTTATGGAATGCTTTCGTTAGTCACCTTAAAAGTAAT aaCATGTTGCCTGTCGTTGTCTTTATGTTATCGCGAAAACGTTGCGACATGATTTCCGTTTTATTAAGGAACATCGATCTCACCACCGAAACCGAGAAACATACCATTAGAACTTTTTTCCAGAATAATATTAGGCATTTGAAAGGTACCGATAGACAATTACCACAAGTTCTCATGATGCAAGAATTGTTGCAAAATGGCGTTGGCATACATCACAGCGGTATATTACCGATTTTAAAGGAAATAGTAGAAATGCTTTTTCAAAGCGGGGTTGTAAAATTGCTATTTGcaacagaaacattttcaatggGTGTAAATATGCCAGCGCGAACGGTGGTCTTCGATTCCATCACAAAGTTCGATGGCAACAGTTTTCGAATACTTTATCCCACCGAATATATACAAATGGCTGGTCGCGCCGGTCGTAGAGGTCACGATACGGCAGGAATGGTTATAGTTTTGTGTCGTACATCGGTACCACATTTCAACGAGCTGAATACCATGATGTGTGGTCAAGCACAAAATTTAGTATCCAAGTTTAAAGTAACGTACTCCATGGTTCTAAATTTAAGGAGGGTAAACGAATCGGTGACAGTCGAGGCAATGATGCGCAGATCCTTCAAAGAATCGTCATTAGTTTTGAAGCATAATACTATTAAAGCTGAATTGGAAAAAGTAGTAGACGAACTATTAAAGTTACCAGATTTAActgatttacaaaaaaaactcTGCAAATTCTATCAGCATGCCATCGATTATTTAGAATATCTTAGGTATTTGAAACCTATCTTGTACGAAACTCAGAAGAAAGCAGTAAAAACTTTAATACCTGGTAGGATTTTGCTTATATCGTACTCAAaccattataataaattggcTCTGATGTTGAGCACTGTTCAGAGTAAAAGCGGTAGACAATACAGGGTGTTGGTTCttaattctgaaaaattgaaatctacCGAGGATAATCCGTGGGAAGCAGTCAAGTTTAAGAACTCAGAAAAATGGCATGACATGGTTGCTTTAACTATAAAAGAGACATTTGTGCCAGTTGGAAATGCAGATGGTGAAGTGTTGATTATATCTGCATGGCATATATTGGAAATAACTAGTTGccaaattaaaatagattacAATTTAGTTTTGGCAAACTGGGAGAAAAGGCAAATATCGAGATTTAG GGACGAGGCTCCAAGTGCAACTTTCTCTTCGGCAGTGCAACAATTGGTGACATTATCGTTGAATGCTGCCCGGGATCCTTCTATTTTACAACCttacacgaaaataaaatttgactaCGATAATACCCTGTTCAAGTTAAGGAGTGCCGTTTACAATATGAAATgcatagaaatttcaaattttcaagaacaaTTCGAAATCGTATTTGAACGAAGCGAATTAGAAagtaagaaaatgaaacttcaaCTTCAACTTAGCGACGAAGGGTTGAGTCTTTATCCCGATTATACAAATGCCGTGGCCCTTCTTAAAACCTTAGGATACATAGATGACGACGAAAGAG tTGCATTAAAAGGTCGTGTTGCGTTAAAAATGGGAAGCaacgaattattaattacagaacttattctgaaaaatgtattgACGGTACTTCAACCAGCTGAAATAGCGGCGTTGTTATCTACCTTGATATTTCAACAACGAACAGACGTTGAACCAAAGCTTACCCCAGAATTGAAAAAG GGGTGTgaagtaatacaaaaaatatacgcCGAGTTAGAATGTTTAGAACAACATTATCAATTAGCTACGTTACAACAATTGAATTTCGGATTAGTGGAAGTGGTGTACGATTGGGCGCAAGCAAAATCGTTTGCCGAGATTATGGAAAAAACGGATGTACAAGAAGGGATAATAGTACGATGTATTCAACAGCTTAGCGAAACGTTAAGGGATGTTAAAAATGCAGCCATCACTATCGGCGATCCCGTTTTAAAGGAAAAGATGGAAGAAGCTTCTACAGCTATTAAGAGGGATATTGTTTTTACCGCGTCTTTATACACGCAAGATTAA
- the LOC128879331 gene encoding protein SEC13 homolog, with amino-acid sequence MVSVLNTVDTGHEDMIHDAEMDYYGLRLATCSSDNSVKIFDLKNGSQSLVADLKGHVGPVWQVAWAHPKFGNLLASCSYDRKVIIWKELGEWTKIYEHTGHDSSVNSVAWAPHEFGLILACGSSDGSLSILTNNGDTWDTQKIPNAHTIGCNAVSWCPAIEPSFDASGIQRNGTVKRLATGGCDNLVKIWKDEGDRWVEEDKLEAHSDWVRDVAWAPAVGPSKAALASCSQDRRVIVWTSNDYSSWTPTILNVFDDVIWNVSWSLTGGILAVSGGDNKVTLWRENTEGQWTCISETNKGQGNLNNADQRAL; translated from the exons atggtatCCGTGTTGAACACTGTCGACACCGGTCACGAGGATATGATCCACGATGCGGAAATGGATTATTATGGTTTGAGGTTAGCGACTTGTTCCAGTGACAATTcggtaaaaatattcgatttgAAGAATGGATCGCAAAGTTTAGTAGCCGATCTGAAAGGACACGTTGGACCTGTGTGGCAAGTTGCTTGGGCACATCCAAAGTTTGGAAATCTCTTAGCATCTTGCAGTTACGATAG aaAGGTTATTATTTGGAAGGAGTTAGGAGAATggacaaaaatttatgaacacACCGGCCATGATTCTTCTGTTAATTCGGTAGCATGGGCACCGCACGAATTTGGCCTGATTCTTGCTTGCGGTAGCTCCGACGGTTCTTTATCTATTCTCACTAATAATGGAGACACATGGGACACTCAAAAGATTCCAAATGCCCATACTATCGGTTGTAATGCAGTCAGCTGGTGTCCAGCTATCGAACCCAGCTTTGATGCCAGTGGAATTCAGAGGAATGGAACTGTGAAAAGATTAGCCACAGGGGGTTGTGataatttagttaaaattTGGAAAGACGAAGGCGATCGATGGGTGGAAGAAGATAAACTCGAAGCGCACAGCGATTGG GTACGAGACGTAGCATGGGCGCCTGCGGTTGGACCATCTAAGGCTGCTCTAGCTTCTTGTTCCCAAGATCGTCGTGTAATCGTATGGACTTCGAACGATTATTCCAGTTGGACACCGACTATTCTGAACGTCTTCGATGATGTAATTTGGAATGTGAGTTGGTCGTTAACTGGAGGTATTCTAGCAGTTAGCGGTGGAGATAATAAAGTAACTCTTTGGCGTGAAAACACCGAAGGACAGTGGACGTGCATTTCCGAGACGAACAAAGGTCAAGGAAACCTTAATAACGCTGATCAGCGTGCGctataa